In the Drosophila takahashii strain IR98-3 E-12201 chromosome 3R, DtakHiC1v2, whole genome shotgun sequence genome, one interval contains:
- the ctrip gene encoding E3 ubiquitin-protein ligase TRIP12 isoform X5 has product MAESVKSQSLSALTEGQHDDGGSTATSATLANNTSASNTVNSSNHSSHRRRNNHSSSSSSKGHNKNKKHNTPATSSGPAVSSSVDIVSTTSTTIATTTTRRSRSQGRHSSAAAHSSSKESQISKRTAAAFRSPSSPASNSIPIVSDQSLSPGSRKRQHHQHNSSSSSNHTRSSNQSPGGDQLVEHCSPLKKRRLQQTLGTGVSGGAAGTGLAPAPTSIDQTPRQASGDCVAQRTRSKTISPEELPSTSSAAAARHHHQIRASASSTSFSSSNRNKRKVSGGGSGAVVEATPHRGAAAARAGRSGNLLNYYRKTRKASHTRSQKAEKPAVQAEETPATSRNGSAGSGSSSKSGVIGKYKKSLRYSHQNLQDTESAGAEGPGAETAAEEQQQQNGNLDADDQLPTLETALNQSEATVTHGQGQSEAEGQSEEQENDDDEEDEEEEEEEEEEVGFYEIVNSAGSSYEEDPQIVAEEDEITTEEDVDDEEDDDIEEDEDIEEEDLSDNEFAQQLIGELGGAGPPPALYQQQAPPQLTRYTPSTATTAATFVPPQQQQVAYNPQQQQQHSSLRRSSRGKTGSCVSSAAAAQQQQHHQQQQQHSNAAAAVQQQLLPPPGTYQYQQVGGNTVVVAVRHQQQLQQQQQQQQQQQQQLALHQQQQQQHQQQQQRATLVQPGFLFSYRSNHPQQQQQQGQQIHQGPKVTHSSAASDALTYSLMAQQPPSGPPHAGGQPITPGASTANLSIVAAALTAVGGGGTGGGGGSAGGAGGAAPGTGASAASGGTTSAVGATSSSNSSAGQPASNSSSNNVNATGSGSAPGGGGPTTTGTGSGSQHGSGSGGAAAADSESDDSEVGRLQALLEARGLPPHLFGALGPRMTHILHRTIGNSSSSKANQLLQGLQSHDESQQLQAAIEMCQMLVMGNEDTLAGFPIKQVVPALIQLLRMEHNFDIMNNACRALTYMLEALPRSSGTVVEAVPVFLEKLQVIQCMDVAEQSLTALEILSRRHNKAILQANGISACLTYLDFFSIAAQRAALAIAANCCLNMHPEEFHFVAENLPLLARLLSQQDKKCVESVCSAFCRLVESFQHDSPRLQQIASPDLLKNCQQLLLVTPAILNTGTFTAVVRMLSLMCGSCPDLAISLLRNDIAATLLYLLTGNAEPAAASATHVELIARSPSELYELTCLIGELMPRLPLDGIFAVDSLLDRPTLNTQDQVHWQWRDDRGSWHNYSTIDSRLIEAANQSSEDEISLSTFGRTYTVDFHAMQQINEDTGTTRPVQRRLNHNYVAPMSAGQDLTTTAAGSSGASTSAAAAAAASNNNNNPPGNSGNQVKRRPSLDARIACLKEERGLAADFIKHIFNVLYEVYSSSAGPNVRYKCLRALLRMVYYATPELLRQVLKYQLVSSHIAGMLGSNDLRIVVGALQMAEILMRQLPDVFGTHFRREGVIYQFTQLTDPNNPICANPSPKPLSTTATPTANAGGSQSAPASANSLQVNPFFMDSAPGSSSASTTPSSSKHQSYSVKSFSHAMNALTASAKGTPAVALDASGTSAPTGGYNYSSSAPSSSSTAGGAPAAFFVAQQGDPRQYVHFQQPAVPPPPPQLELLPTGVQQQGQQMPQVIYQPQQQQPAHLVVASTSSAAASASSSSSSSSSASALQHKMTDMLKRKAPPKRKSQSSGRAKSRQEDAAVAAAGSGAGGAPPASASSAMHELLSRATSLGSGTGGRSTPSSGSGSGSSKSRFNAGNSTNAGSTKSSFLASLNPARWGRQTAHHHHHHQQSQQQHHGLSKDAGNANAGGSGSGAGLAYTVTQHGANSGAGGLNAAAVAASISKSISHANLLAAANRERARQWVREQAVDFVKRYTEQEARRSKAAAESGTTQSGSSGVGCSSTGNTTLSTAGSTNVLERLSSILFKLNGSYHDCLDALLELKTILLESDISPFEVNHSGLIKAMLNYMTSETGLVERDARLRSFMHVFAGLPLEPLLQNVGQMPTIEPLAFGAFVAKLNGCVTQLEQFPVKVHDFPAGPGGRSNQSALRFFNTHQLKCNLQRHPQCSNLRQWKGGTVKIDPLAMVQAIERYLVVRGYGGIRADSDDDSEEDMDDNVAAVVMTQAGFKHKLQFTIGDHVLPYNMTVYQAVKQFSPLVSEQPETDNESETLLGNASIWVQQHTIYYRPVEEEVASGAATGAASSSSSCSSGVQKQQSTSSSASSYANASTSCSSSSGVASGGGSSSKKAHKSSSKFMRKKTELWHEGIAPGVISALKPFLSSSLPADVVTVQDSSLDALCMLRVIHALNRHWEHLYGCVVRQNIIPQAEFVHPKITAKANRQLQDPLVIMTGNLPQWLPQIGMACPFLFPFETRHLLFYATSFDRDRALQRLLDTTPDLNAAESSERVAPRLDRRKRAISRTEILKQAEHILQDFGHSKALLEIQYENEVGTGLGPTLEFYALVSAELQRTDLGLWNGSDSYKQNSVTIVDVVKANSTVLHIEDALEATTMDQAPPTAGGASLVSSTTTTTTTTAAAATAQQHPPTRSSSRTHLLRSVAGQQQLSQPVEHSSSSAGSNENALNMIIAQQFSDMNSADPAATDNPSSTTTTTSVVEQNTTTNHSSATTTTTTTTIMSYVHAVHGLFPLPLGKSSKLPQMTKAKAKFKFLGKFMAKAVMDSRMLDLPFSLPFYRWLVSEEHSIGLADLMRVAPEVQNTLVRLQDLVRQREYILTDPNIDAMEKTEKIEQLDLDGCPIADLGLDFVLPGHANIELCRGGRDTPVTVHNLHQYISLVTYWFLIEGVQKQFEALREGFDSVFPIQRLRMFYPEELECVFCGSASEQQQQRWETKMLQDSCRTDHGFHQESQAIQYLYEILASYNRDEQRAFLQFVTGSPRLPTGGFKALTPPLTIVRKTLDGNLNPNDYLPSVMTCVNYLKLPDYSSREVMRQKLKVAANEGSMSFHLS; this is encoded by the exons ATGGCCGAATCCGTTAAAAGTCAATCGCTCTCTGCATTGACGGAGGGGCAGCACGACGACGGTGgttcaacagcaacatcagcgacATTGGCTAATAATACCAGTGCGAGCAACACAGTAAACTCATCCAATCACTCGTCCCATCGGCGACGCAATAACCACtctagcagcagcagcagcaagggccacaacaagaacaagaaacACAACACACCGGCAACATCATCAGGCCCTGCTGTCAGCTCCTCCGTCGACATAGTATCCACCACCTCGACTACAATTGCAACCACCACAACCCGTCGATCCCGCAGTCAAGGTCGCCACTCCTCCGCAGCAgcccacagcagcagcaaggagTCGCAAATCTCTAAGCGCACGGCGGCAGCCTTTCGTTCCCCTTCATCGCCAGCATCAAACTCCATCCCGATCGTGAGCGATCAATCGCTTTCACCCGGCAGTCGTAAGCGCCAGCATCATCagcacaacagcagcagcagcagcaatcacACTCGCAGCAGCAACCAAT CTCCTGGTGGAGATCAGTTGGTCGAGCATTGCTCGCCGCTCAAGAAACGCCGCTTGCAGCAGACTTTGGGAACAGGAGTCagcggaggagcagcaggaacTGGCTTAGCCCCAGCCCCAACAAGCATCGATCAGACTCCTCGTCAAGCATCCGGGGATTGTGTTGCGCAGCGCACTCGATCTAAGACCATTTCCCCAGAGGAGCTACCGAGTACAAGCAGCGCTGCGGCGGCGCGCCATCATCACCAGATTCGTGCCAGTGCCAGCTCCACCAGCTTCTCGTCCAGCAATCGGAACAAGCGCAAGGTCAGTGGAGGAGGATCGGGTGCTGTGGTCGAGGCCACTCCCCACCGAGGGGCAGCTGCTGCTCGCGCTGGACGCAGCGGCAATCTGCTGAACTACTACCGCAAAACGCGCAAGGCTAGCCACACGCGCTCTCAGAAGGCGGAAAAGCCGGCAGTGCAAGCGGAGGAGACGCCCGCCACCAGCCGGAACGGATCAGCGGGATCCGGATCCAGCAGCAAGTCAGGTGTGATTGGCAAGTACAAAAAGAGTCTGCGCTACTCGCACCAGAATCTGCAGGACACAGAGAGCGCAGGAGCAGAAGGACCTGGGGCTGAGACTGCAGCTgaggaacagcagcagcagaacggGAATCTGGACGCGGACGACCAGCTGCCGACCCTTGAGACGGCTCTGAATCAATCAGAGGCAACAGTAACCCACGGACAGGGTCAGTCGGAGGCGGAAGGCCAGTCCGAGGAGCAGGaaaacgacgacgacgaggaggacgaagaggaagaagaagaggaggaagaggaggtGGGCTTCTACGAGATTGTAAACTCTGCGGGCTCATCGTACGAGGAGGACCCCCAGATCGTTGCCGAGGAGGACGAGATCACAACGGAGGAGGACGTTGACGACGAGGAAGACGACGACATCGAGGAGGACGAAGACATCGAGGAGGAAGACCTCTCGGATAACGAATTCGCCCAGCAACTGATTGGTGAACTTGGTG GGGCAGGACCGCCGCCAGCACTCTACCAGCAACAGGCACCGCCGCAGCTAACCCGCTACACACCGTCGACAGCAACTACAGCAGCCACGTTTGTGCctccgcagcagcaacaggttgCCTACAAtccccaacagcagcagcaacactccTCACTGCGACGCAGTTCACGTGGCAAGACGGGTTCTTGTGTGAGTTCGGCAGCAGcggcacagcagcagcaacaccaccagcagcaacagcaacatagcaacgctgctgctgctgtacaGCAGCAATTGCTGCCACCGCCTGGTACCTATCAATACCAACAGGTGGGTGGCAATACCGTTGTAGTTGCCGTGCGTCATCAGCAAcagttgcaacagcagcagcagcagcagcagcagcaacaacagcaattgGCCCTacatcagcaacaacaacagcaacatcagcagcaacaacagcgcgcCACGCTCGTGCAGCCAGGATTCTTGTTCAGCTATCGCAGCAATCatccccagcagcaacagcaacaggggCAACAAATACATCAGGGCCCCAAAGTGACGCATAGCAGTG CAGCTTCGGATGCTTTAACATATAGTTTGATGGCACAACAACCGCCAAGTGGACCGCCGCATGCAGGTGGACAGCCAATAACGCCAG GTGCCAGTACAGCCAATCTCAGCATTGTAGCGGCCGCTCTGACTGCtgtcggaggaggaggaaccggcggaggaggaggatcagcAGGAGGAGCTGGGGGAGCAGCACCAGGCACTGGAGCATCGGCTGCATCCGGAGGAACCACCAGCGCCGTGGGCGCgacgagcagcagcaacagcagtgcCGGCCAACCagccagcaacagcagcagcaacaatgtgAATGCAACGGGATCAGGGTCGGCTCCTGGCGGAGGAGGACCCACAACCACCGGTACTGGCAGTGGTAGTCAGCATGGCAGCGGCTCAGGCGGAGCTGCAGCCGCCGATTCAGAGAGTGATGACAGCGAGGTTGGCCGCCTGCAGGCGCTGCTGGAGGCTCGCGGACTGCCTCCCCATTTATTCGGAGCCCTTGGCCCACGAATGACCCACATCCTTCACCGCACCAttggcaacagcagcagctccaaGGCCAATCAACTCTTGCAAGGACTGCAGTCGCACGACGAATCCCAGCAGCTACAGGCTGCCATCGAAATGTGCCAGATGCTGGTGATGGGCAATGAGGACACCCTCGCCGGCTTTCCCATCAAGCAGGTGGTGCCCGCTCTAATCCAACTTCTTCGCATGGAGCACAACTTTGACATCATGAACAATGCCTGCAGAGCATTGACATACATGCTGGAAGCTCTGCCACGATCCTCGGGCACCGTGGTAGAGGCGGTTCCAGTTTTTCTCGAGAAACTTCAGGTTATCCAGTGCATGGATGTGGCGGAACAAAGTTTAACCGCGCTGGAGATTCTCTCGAGGCGTCACAACAAAGCCATCCTGCAGGCAAATGGTATTTCGGCCTGCCTCACCTATTTGGACTTCTTTTCGATTGCCGCTCAGCGCGCAGCCTTGGCGATTGCAGCCAATTGCTGCCTTAACATGCATCCGGAAGAATTCCACTTCGTTGCGGAAAACTTGCCGTTGCTAGCTCGTCTGCTTTCGCAGCAGGATAAAAAGTGTGTGGAGAGCGTGTGCTCTGCCTTCTGTCGTCTGGTGGAGAGTTTCCAGCACGACAGCCCGCGTCTGCAGCAGATCGCCAGTCCGGATTTGTTGAAAAACTGCCAGCAACTGCTGCTGGTCACACCAGCCATCCTGAACACGGGAACCTTCACAGCCGTGGTTCGCATGCTGAGTTTGATGTGTGGCAGCTGTCCAGATTTGGCAATCTCTTTGCTTCGGAACGACATAGCGGCCACTCTGCTTTATTTGCTCACCGGAAATGCTGAGCCGGCTGCGGCCAGTGCCACCCATGTGGAGCTAATCGCACGCTCACCGTCCGAGCTGTACGAACTCACCTGCCTTATTGGCGAGTTGATGCCGCGCCTGCCCTTGGATGGGATCTTCGCTGTGGACTCACTGCTGGACAGACCCACGCTAAACACCCAGGATCAGGTGCACTGGCAGTGGCGCGATGATCGCGGCTCTTGGCACAATTATTCAACCATTGATTCGCGCCTGATTGAGGCCGCCAACCAAAGCAGCGAGGACGAGATCAGCCTGAGCACATTTGGACGCACCTACACTGTGGATTTTCATGCCATGCAGCAGATTAACGAGGACACCGGCACCACACGTCCCGTTCAGCGTCGACTCAACCATAACTACGTGGCCCCCATGTCAGCGGGACAGGACTTGACCACCACCGCGGCGGGGTCTTCGGGAGCTTCTacttctgctgctgcagcggccGCTGCctctaataacaataataatccACCGGGAAATAGTGGAAACCAAGTGAAGCGCCGCCCATCACTGGACGCTAGAATCGCATGCCTCAAG GAGGAGCGAGGTCTGGCTGCGGACTTTATCAAGCACATATTTAACGTGCTCTACGAGGTTTACAGCTCGTCGGCCGGACCGAATGTCCGCTACAAGTGCCTGCGCGCCCTTCTTCGGATGGTTTACTACGCCACGCCGGAGCTGCTGCGTCAGGTGCTCAAGTATCAGTTGGTATCCAGCCACATTGCTGGCATGCTGGGCAGCAACGATTTGCGTATCGTGGTGGGAGCATTGCAAATGGCTGAGATCCTGATGCGTCAACTGCCTGATGTTTTTGGCACTCACTTCCGTCGTGAGGGAGTGATCTACCAGTTCACTCAGCTGACGGATCCAAACAATCCCATCTGTGCTAATCCCTCGCCGAAGCCACTTAGCACAACCGCAACACCCACCGCCAATGCAGGCGGATCCCAATCAGCACCGGCCTCGGCCAACAGTCTGCAGGTTAATCCATTCTTCATGGATAGCGCCCCGGGCTCGTCCAGTGCTTCCACGactcccagcagcagcaagcaTCAATCGTACAGCGTGAAGAGCTTCTCGCATGCCATGAACGCCCTGACGGCCAGCGCGAAAGGAACTCCTGCCGTAGCGTTGGACGCATCAGGGACATCTGCTCCAACTGGTGGCTACAACTACAGCAGCTCGGCGCCCTCTTCATCCTCGACAGCTGGAGGAGCACCGGCTGCCTTCTTTGTGGCCCAGCAGGGGGATCCACGGCAGTACGTGCACTTTCAGCAGCCGGCAGTtccgccaccaccaccgcagTTGGAGCTGCTACCAACTGGAGTTCAGCAACAAGGGCAACAGATGCCCCAGGTGATCTaccagccgcagcagcagcagcccgcCCACTTGGTGGTGGCTTCCACGAGCAGCGCCGCTGCCTCAGCGTCCTCGTCTtcgtcctcctcgtcctcggcCTCGGCGCTGCAGCACAAAATGACGGACATGCTGAAGCGAAAAGCACCTCCCAAGCGGAAATCGCAAAGCAGTGGTAGGGCCAAGTCCAGGCAAGAAGATGCAGCGGTCGCAGCAGCTGGATCTGGAGCAGGCGGAGCCCCGCCCGCCTCAGCCAGCTCAGCTATGCACGAACTTCTCAGCCGTGCCACAA GTCTTGGCAGCGGCACCGGAGGCAGGAGTACGCCCAGTTCGGGCAGTGGTTCTGGAAGCTCCAAGTCTCGCTTTAATGCCGGAAACTCGACCAACGCCGGATCGACCAAGTCGTCGTTCCTGGCATCGCTCAATCCGGCTCGTTGGGGCCGTCAGACAgcccatcatcatcaccatcatcagcagtcccagcagcagcatcacggCCTTTCCAAAGATGCCGGCAACGCTAACGCCGGTGGATCCGGTTCTGGAGCTGGTTTGGCCTATACAGTGACCCAACATGGCGCCAATAGTGGGGCTGGTGGACTGAACGCAGCAGCCGTTGCGGCTAGTATCAGCAAGAGCATCTCCCACGCCAATCTCCTGGCGGCGGCCAACAGGGAGAGGGCACGTCAGTGGGTGCGAGAACAGGCTGTGGACTTTGTGAAGCGCTACACTGAGCAAGAGGCCAGGAGGAGTAAGGCTGCTGCAGAGAGTGGAACCACTCAGAGCGGAAGTAGCGGAGTGGGATGTTCTTCGACAGGGAATACTACACTGTCTACGGCGGGCAGCACTAACGTCTTGGAGCGTCTGTCCAGCATTCTGTTCAAGCTCAACGGAAGCTACCACGACTGCCTGGATGCTCTGCTCGAGCTGAAGACAATCCTTTTGGAGAGTGACATCTCTCCGTTTGAAGTGAATCATTCTGGCCTCATCAAGGCCATGCTCAACTATATGACTAGCGAGACGGGATTGGTGGAGCGCGATGCCCGCCTGCGCAGCTTCATGCATGTGTTTGCCGGTCTGCCATTGGAGCCTCTTCTTCAGAACGTCGGCCAGATGCCCACCATCGAGCCGCTGGCATTTGGCGCTTTTGTGGCCAAGTTGAACGGTTGCGTCACGCAGCTAGAACAGTTTCCCGTCAAGGTTCATGACTTTCCCGCTGGTCCTGGCGGCAGGTCCAATCAGAGTGCGCTTCGTTTCTTCAACACTCATCAGCTAAAg TGCAACTTGCAGCGTCATCCGCAGTGCAGTAATCTGCGTCAGTGGAAGGGAGGCACTGTAAAGATCGACCCGCTGGCCATGGTCCAGGCCATTGAGCGGTATCTAGTGGTGCGCGGCTACGGTGGTATCCGTGCCGACTCTGACGACGACAGTGAGGAAGATATGGACGATAATGTAGCAGCGGTGGTGATGACTCAGGCGGGCTTTAAGCACAAGCTGCAGTTCACGATCGGAGATCACGTGCTGCCCTACAACATGACCGTCTACCAGGCAGTCAAGCAGTTTTCGCCGCTAGTCAGTGAGCAGCCGGAGACCGACAACGAGTCGGAGACGCTTTTGGGAAATGCCAGCATATGGGTACAGCAGCACACCATTTATTACCGCCCCGTAGAGGAGGAAGTTGCTTCGGGAGCGGCCACGGGAGCAGCTTCGAGCAGTAGCTCCTGCAGCAGTGGCGTGCAAAAGCAGCAGAGCACTTCCAGTTCCGCTTCTAGCTATGCAAATGCTTCCACCTCGTGTTCATCCTCGTCCGGAGTGGCCAGCGGCGGTGGATCGTCCTCGAAGAAGGCTCACAAATCTAGCAGCAAGTTCATGCGCAAAAAGACTGAGTTGTGGCATGAAGGAATTGCTCCGGGAGTGATTTCAGCTCTAAAGCCATTCCTCAGCAGCTCGCTTCCGGCTGATGTGGTGACAGTGCAGGATTCATCGCTGGATGCACTGTGTATGCTGCGAGTTATCCACGCTCTTAATCGCCACTGGGAGCATTTGTACGGATGTGTGGTGCGCCAAAACATCATCCCCCAGGCAGAGTTTGTACACCCGAAGATCACGGCCAAGGCGAATCGGCAACTGCAGGATCCGCTTGTCATCATGACGGGCAATCTGCCGCAGTGGCTGCCCCAGATTGGCATGGCCTGTCCGTTCCTCTTCCCCTTCGAGACGCGCCACTTGCTATTCTACGCCACCAGCTTCGATCGGGATCGCGCTTTGCAGCGTCTGCTGGACACCACGCCCGATCTGAACGCAGCCGAGTCTTCAGAACGCGTGGCTCCTCGCCTCGATCGCCGCAAGCGTGCCATTTCCCGCACGGAGATACTCAAGCAGGCCGAGCACATCCTTCAGGACTTTGGGCACTCCAAGGCCTTGCTTGAGATTCAGTACGAGAATGAGGTTGGCACGGGTCTGGGACCTACACTGGAATTCTACGCACTGGTCTCTGCTGAGTTACAGCGTACGGATCTTGGGCTGTGGAATGGCAGCGATAGCTACAAGCAGAACTCTGTGACTATTGTGGATGTGGTCAAGGCCAACAGCACTGTGTTGCACATTGAGGATGCCCTCGAAGCAACCACCATGGACCAGGCCCCTCCGACAGCGGGAGGAGCATCGCTTGtaagcagcaccaccaccaccacaacaacaacagcagcagcagcaaccgcgCAGCAGCATCCACCCACTCGCTCCAGCAGTCGCACGCATCTCTTGCGCAGCGTTGCTGGTCAACAACAGCTGTCACAGCCGGTGGAGCACAGCTCATCGAGCGCCGGCAGCAATGAGAATGCTCTAAACATGATTATCGCACAGCAATTTAGTGATATGAACTCTGCTGATCCAGCAGCCACTGATAATCCCAGCAGTACCACAACCACAACCAGTGTGGTGGAGCAGAACACAACTACGAATCACTCCAGCGCCACCACCACTACTACAACCACAACTATTATGAGCTATGTGCATGCGGTGCACGGCTTGTTCCCTCTGCCTCTGGGTAAATCCTCGAAGCTTCCGCAGATGACCAAGGCCAAGGCCAAGTTTAAGTTCTTGGGCAAGTTTATGGCCAAGGCGGTTATGGACAGTCGCATG TTGGACTTGCCCTTCTCATTGCCATTCTATCGCTGGCTTGTCAGCGAAGAGCATTCGATTGGCCTCGCCGACCTGATGCGTGTGGCCCCAGAGGTACAAAACACTTTGGTCCGTCTGCAGGATCTGGTGCGCCAGCGGGAGTACATTCTGACCGACCCAAACATTGATGCCATGGAAAAGACAGAAAAG ATTGAACAGCTGGACTTGGATGGCTGCCCCATCGCAGACTTGGGCCTGGACTTTGTACTGCCCGGACATGCCAACATTGAGTTGTGCCGCGGCGGTCGTGATACACCAGTGACTGTCCACAACCTCCACCAGTATATCTCGCTGGTCACTTACTGGTTCCTCATCGAGGGTGTCCAGAAGCAGTTCGAGGCATTGCGTGAGG gtttcgATTCCGTCTTTCCCATCCAACGGCTCCGCATGTTCTATCCGGAGGAGCTGGAATGCGTCTTCTGTGGATCGGCCAgcgagcaacagcagcagcggtgGGAAACCAAGATGCTACAGGACAGCTGTCGCACAGATCACGGATTCCACCAGGAGTCGCAGGCTATTCAATATCTGTACGAGATCCTGGCCTCGTACAATCGCGACGAGCAGCGTGCTTTCCTGCAGTTCGTGACAGGTTCTCCCCGCCTGCCGACTGGCGGATTTAAGGCCCTCACGCCGCCATTGACTATCGTGCGCAAGACGCTGGATGGAAACCTAAACCCCAATGATTACCTACCATCTGTGATGACCTGTGTCAACTATCTAAAGTTGCCCGACTACTCCAGTCGCGAGGTGATGCGGCAGAAACTGAAAGTGGCCGCCAACGAGGGCAGTATGTCCTTCCACCTCTCGTAA